The Gopherus flavomarginatus isolate rGopFla2 chromosome 11 unlocalized genomic scaffold, rGopFla2.mat.asm SUPER_11_unloc_2, whole genome shotgun sequence nucleotide sequence TACTGTTTTTACTGTTAGACAAAACCAACATCTTAAAACAAACCAAGAAACCAGTATATAGCCAGTGGAGATTATTTCATATGGCATGTGTTCAATACAGCCTTAAAAAGAAGTGACATCTAGGCAGTTTAGAGACACGATTGcagactggaagtcaggacttgTCTAGATGAGTAGTTGGTGGGTGTCAAGCTGGAGTGAAAATGCAAAGCTCTGTATATTAACCTTCAGTTCAAGGAGTCACCATAATATCAGAGTTTCAGCTACCAAAAATATTCACCTCCTTATCAAAACACATTTCTTTGGTGGAAAATTGTCTGGAGGGCCCCTTTCACCTCATTGTTCCTCAGGCTATAGATAATGGAATTTAACATTGTTGAGAAGATTGTGTAGGAAAGAGAGAGCAGCTTCTTGGTATTTGTGGAGTAGATGGATTCGGGTCGGAGGTAGGTCAAACTGGCCATGCCATAGAATAGAATCACCACAATGAATTGAGAGTAGCAGGTGGAAAAGATTTTGTGCCTTCCTATGGCTGTTGACATCTttaggatggtggagatgatatgGACATAGGAAAAAAAGATAATCAGAAAGGATGGAGAGGTAAGTATAGTGGAGGCAAttaatacatacatacaaaaaGGTAGGAGTCTGCACAGATGAACTCTAGAACTGGTGCGTGCATCACAGAAGAAGTGGTTCAACTCACTGGACCATCAGAATGGGAAACTAAACAACCATGTTGTTTGCACAGTTCCCATGGGAATCCTTGAGATCCAAGAAGTCACTGCCAGCTTTTTACAAAAGTTCTTGTTCATGATGGTGGTGTAATGCAATGGGCCATATATAGCTGCATAGCCATGGCGGACAGGAGGAAGGACTCTGTGATGccaaagaagaagaaatacaTATGTGTCATGTCGCCAGAGAAGTAGATGTCTTTATTCTTAGAGAGGAGCTTCATCGGCATCTTTGGTACAGTGACTAAATTAAATAAGATGTCCACAAAGGACAAGTTctggaggaagaaatacatggggctTGACCATAGTctcatgctatttttttttaaaaaaaaaaagcatttataaTCTGGAGTCATGATAAAGAGAGATCTAGGAATAAATTCTGCCCTGTGTTTTTTCTTGAACAACATCAGAGCTTCTGTATATATGTAACTGAGAGCATAGCCTGGGTCTTCTTGAATTCGATCTGCTGGGGAGGTGGGGTTTGCTGTCTCCAGAATTCTAGTATAATGATAGGTTCTTTCAATTCCTCTTCAGAAACGTTTTTCTCCAGTTCCCAGTTCAAGTTAGACAACAGTCGGTATGACTAAGACTTGGCAAAGATCCACAGTGTCTCAAAATATCATCAAAATGCAGTGTGATGCTCTTTCCCTTTTACACCTCTTTAGGGTAGTGATGGAGGAAAGGAGCAGATACCATCCAGAAGTATGTGTTCTccatgagagaaaaaaaactgaGAAACGGAGGGGAGGGGGACTATAGCTTTCATATGATTTCCATCATCAAACTTAATTCAGTTGATGTTGCTTAAATGCGTAGCACACATCTTTGTCTCCCTCTCATACTTGCTCCACTTAAACGGAAAAGAGTCTACAACTGCTGACTGTCAGAGGCACATGTAGAAATTAAATACTCttctttatttgttttcaaaaatTACAACATGCTACTAGGTTGACAAGTCAGGCCGGTGTCAGGCCctaggaagaaaaaacaaaagaagaaacaaacaacaaccccccaccccagaaaacCAAGatgatgaaaaaacaaaaaaataaaataaatgatacaACCATAGAGCAATAGAGTTCATGGCCTGAAGGgcccatcagatcatctagtgaGAACTCTCTATCACAGTCCTGCAACACCAGCCATCACCTGCCCACCTAACCCAACAATGACTGgagtctgaaaaaaacaaaaaatacaaagaaaacagtgAAACAAAACAGAAGAGGGGGGAAAGAGGTTCAGTGTTACAACACACACAGAAACATGCACACCCCCACACCACCCATGCCCCACCCACACCCACGCACACCCACACACTCATCAGGAAGACAAGAGCCTTATGAAGAACAtgaaacacacaaaaataaagagaATGACAAGGAAGACCAAGGACTAATCATAATGAAGAGCagtaaaaatgaaaacatgaaataaaacacaaagtagacaattttttccccatcaaatgaataattaaaaaaaaaattaaaagagccCAGCTGATGGAACAAGTCTCATTGTCTCATTGCTTCTTGTACTCCCCCTTTTGTCTCtctgtctccatctgttgtctcttatcttatattgtaagctctttttTGTTCTGAGCttgtacaatacctagcacaatggggtcatggTCATGAGCTAAGGCCTCAACCTATTATGATGATACAAAGAAATAACAATAACAACAAGTGGGGTGGGATGTGGGAGTTGTTTTTGGTTCGACATGCAGCCAACATAATCCCCTAACAAAAAAGAAATGATCAGTTCAGGTAAATTTGCTACCCTAACTCAACAGCTACACAGAGAGCTGTGCAGGACCTGAAATTTCTGTTTGGAAATTCTTGGGAGGTGGACAGCTGGTGGGAAGCCAGCGAAGCAGATTCAGAGCAAGCCTGGCTTATTACCATTGAAACCTTAGAAAGAATCAATATATTCCTGTAGAATATATTGATTCTGTCAAATCAGCATTTCCTGGTGGAAAATggttcagagcaggaaagagctataattaatttaaaacagGAGGGAATAACTCAGGGCCTCTTGCTCCCATCCAGGACACTCTCCACTGGTCCACTCCAGATAAACCATCAGTGACTGCATCGCTGAAGCAAATCAGTTTTCAAAGGTACCTAAGGGAATGTgtcatccaactcccattgaaagtcaatgagacctGGTTGACTGACTCCATCCGGTGCCTGTGGAAATCTCTGTCTAAATGTACAAGGAGCCTAATTCTTAGCTGTGTAGCTCAGGGCAGCTCGACTTATTTTCAGTTCCCATCATTTGGAGATTGAGATCACATGCTGCCATttttggaggcaggagggggaTAAACATTCCTGTCCACATAAAAGTTGTCATGCTTACTGTTAGGCAATCggtgtaaaacaaacaaagggaagtatttttttcacacaatacacaatcaacctgtggaactccttgccagaagatgttgtgaaggccaagactataacagggttcaaaaaataactagataagttcatggagggtagggttatcaacagctattagccaggatggacagggatgatgtctctagtctctgtttgccagaagatggcaacaggggatgggcaacaggggatgactcacttgatgattgcctgttctgttcattccctctggggtacctggcattgaccgctgtcagaagacagaatactgggctagatggacctttggtctgaccactGTTATGTTCTTATCTTCATCTGGAGGACAGTTTGGGGAAACAGCTGGAGAATAACCAGATAAAGTAATTTGGAGttaaaagaaatatatttaatctttttttaaacttgtttaaAAGTCCTCACTTTCTTTCTCATCTAGGCATGTGTCACAACAAGTTTGGTCTATACACACTATTTTTGCATGCATTGTTCTGCACTGACCAATCAATGGGATCTGGGCACATAAACCCATTAGGATTCTTTCAGAATTCCAGCCATCCACTTTAGTAAAGTGCCTAGCACCATAGAATGAAATGTGATCACTCGTGCTACCAAATgagtggtaaaatttgcaggaTCAGTCACTAAAGAATTGCTGCTCTCAGATATAGTTCTTCACTGTCAGAGGCTTAAAGCCTGAACTTTCAAAGTTGGAGTTTATGGcaccaaaaaaaaagagaattaatCCTTGATGGGAAAAATTATTCATTTGAACAAGAATTACTCATTGGATTAGGTCCAGACATGTATGATCATTGCAGACATGAATtattatgattaataataataattcaagtAAAGAAGAAGATAGAGGCTTAGGAGGAATGTGCTGTGGCAGGGAAGCCAACGAAGAGATAGAGCAGAGAGCAAAGTGTCTATATTGCTCAGGGCAGCTGGCACATCAGGAAGGATGAGAGTAAAGTAAGCTTCAATTGTATTTAGCTATAAAGAGGTTATTAGAGTCTTCAGTGAGGAGAAACCAGGTCCAAACTGGAGGAAGTTGGTTAAAGGTAAGGGAATAAAAGAGCTGTTGTTCCTGTTTCAATAGAGCACAACAGTTGGGGAGTATCAATTTCACAAACAGTAATGAGACAGGTGAGGTCAGTTTCAGCTCCCTGCCCTTATGAACCTGGAGGAAACTGAACAAATTTACGTGTCTAATGAGGTAAATCACTGGCAGTGGTGGGTGTTTCTTTTTCTCATCTGAGTAGCATGGCAGGATCCATAACAAATGAATCCTAGTTCATTGGAAGGATTTAAATATCTCTAGACAATAACTCCCTTTACTGCAGCCCACGGACATCCTCACTCATGTCTGGAATTAGTACTGGTGCCTCCACAGCAGAGCCACTTTGCTTACCTTCGATAAATCCCCTTAAAccacagctggggctgctgcttctgtgtcaccttctctttttgttttgggaATGACTCAGTAAACTGCTGTTTGACTTTCTTTACTCAAATTCACAGATATGGTCCCATGATTCCTGTGCCTATATAACTGGGGGGAAATTTTAGTGTTAGTGGGGCACCAAACTGCACCTCGTGCTTTTGATAATTTCCCCTGgtttccttctctccctaatattgattttaaatcaatgaTTGTTCTCAGAGGTGTTTGCCTGCCTGCTTTCGTGCTTGACAGGACACAATTTTTAATACATTCATAGGACTATGCTATCCTAGCTTCACTTTCTCTATAAAAGCTGTTCTCAAGGAAATGTTGTAGCAAACCATGTAAATGCAGCCCTGTGTCAACTACTAGTGATGGACCACTTTCACATGTGGTGAAAATTATCGTAGCTCCACTATAATcattgggccagattcccagctgctgTAGCCTAACATTGATCCACTGATGTTGTGCAGTTATTTTACTGCCTACATCATGAGAGAAATCTGAATAAAATCTAGTGGTGAGAGCAGTTTGTTAGAAAAGAGTGAATAAATAGTGTTATTTTGTGCGACTGAAGAGGGGGGAATGATCCAGTCTCATGTTCCTCAGTATTTATTGTTTCTACAAACATTTCTCCATGCTCACTGGGACCTCTGTGTAAGAATAATAATTAATCAGACATGGatgaatatttatatttatttctggtTCTCATTTTGTTCTAGCCAAACCCTATTTATTTGTTTACTCATTTAAATACTTTCCACTCTACAATAAAATAACACCCAATCAAATCTCTGGGTGGCCTTGAAAATCTTTTCAAAAGTACTTTTCAACAATTAAACCCAGTCAAATACCACAAGGTCAAACAACTCAGCAGCAATATATATCTGACAGAAACTGAGCCCTCATTCCACCACACCCAGCTCCCAGAATCTCTCACCAGTGTTCCACAGCAAGTTTACCCAGCCCTAGCCCATCCCACATCTCCCTGTGTGCAGCAGAGAAAGATGACACTTGTTCTGTGCCCTGAAGGTTGACAAACTCATGACAAGTTGGAGCACAGGGGCTATGAGTTCCAAAGATGATGGACTCTCATATATAACAACCTGACAAAACGCCTCCTCCCATAGATCAATGAGGCTCCAGCTCTGttacttccactgactttaagtGTGGCAGAGGATGACCTATGGATCCATTAGACAGAGTTTTATGGCAGGGATTCTGAGTTGGTTAAAGGAgtaaggtgcctaaatacccttgGAACTCAGTCAGAACTGGATGCCTAACTTCCAGCACACATGTCAAAATGGTTATCTTAGAATCAACTTGGAAGCCAGCAGAGAGCTCATGCGGAAGAGAGAAGCAAGATATAGTCATGGGAAGAAACATCACATGTACAAGTTACAGGTACACCAGGAAAGAAAAGGCTTCATTCTCATTTCATTTCAAGTGGTATAAATCTGGAGTTACTCTAGATATTCAGAGGTGTATCTGAGCTCAGAATCCCATTCATGGTCTTTGTTTAAAATATaagctgagatttttaaaggAGACTAAGAGACTTGGGCACccaaatttccattcaaattggATCCATGATGCGCGATGtatttatattaaaattaaatataggATTTACAATAGACGTAAGGAATTTGGGGACCTATCTCCAGTTGACCCCCGTTGCCCTTCTGAAAGCCTCAACAAAAACAATACAGTTTGAGATCTGTATCATCTCCATGTATGATACCAAAGGCCACATGATAACAGCCTTTGAGTTAACTGAAACATTCACctgcctgggggaaaaaaaatcaaaattgccTTAAACATATTTGCCAGCCCAGCATTTTCCTGATGGCCCCCTTcacctctttgttcctcaggctgtagatgatggggtttaacatgggtgTGAAGACTgtgtaggagagagagagcagcttcTTGGTGTCTGGGGAGTAGCTGGATTTAGGTCGGAAATAGGTCAAGCCATCTGTGCTGTAGAACAGAGTCACCAccatgaggtgagaggagcaggtggagaaggtcTTGAGTCTGCCTTCAGCTGAGGGTAtcctcaggatggtggagatgatgcaGATGTAGGAGACCAGGATGAAGATGAAGGGGAACAATACAATTACAATGGTGTCCGTCACAGCATACATCTCAAATAGGTAGGTGTCCCCACACACCAGTTTCAACACTGAGGGGCTGTCACAGAAGAAgtggttgatttcagtgggaccacagaaggggaaactgaacaGCCAAGTCGTCTGCACTGTTCCTACAGGAATCCCTGAGACCCATGAAGTCACTGCCAGCTGGATGCAAATCCTCCTATTCATGACAACTGTATAGCGCAGGGGGTTGCATATTGCCACATAGTGGTCGTAGGCCATGGCGGCCAGGAGGAAGCACTCTGTGCtgtcaaagaagaagaagaaatacatCTGCAAGATGCAGCCATGGAAGGAGATGGTTTGATTGGCAGACAGGAGGTTCGCCAGCAGCTTAGGGACGATGACTGAGGTGAAACAGATCTCCAGGCAGGACAAGTTCTGG carries:
- the LOC127040949 gene encoding olfactory receptor 10A2-like, whose translation is MTWANQTVVTELILLGFSNLPQLQHLLFAIFLAAYVITLMGNILIILITTADPALHSPMYFFLQNLSCLEICFTSVIVPKLLANLLSANQTISFHGCILQMYFFFFFDSTECFLLAAMAYDHYVAICNPLRYTVVMNRRICIQLAVTSWVSGIPVGTVQTTWLFSFPFCGPTEINHFFCDSPSVLKLVCGDTYLFEMYAVTDTIVIVLFPFIFILVSYICIISTILRIPSAEGRLKTFSTCSSHLMVVTLFYSTDGLTYFRPKSSYSPDTKKLLSLSYTVFTPMLNPIIYSLRNKEVKGAIRKMLGWQICLRQF